The region ACAGGTAAGCCATGAAACAGTATCTAGATCTGGTCCGCGACGTGATCGAAAACGGCACCCTGCAGGGTAACCGTACCGGTATCCGCACCATCAGCCTGCCCGGCGCCATGCTGCGCTTCGACCTGCAGAAAGGCTTTCCGGCTATTACCACCCGCAAGCTGGCATTCAAGTCGGCGGTCGGTGAAATGGTCGGCTTCCTGCGTGGCGTGAAGAATGCTGGTGAGTTCCGTGAACTGGGCTGCAAGGTCTGGGACCAGAACGCCAACGAAAACGCCCAATGGTTGGCCAACCCGTTCCGCCAGGGGCATGACGACCTTGGCGAGATCTACGGTGTGCAATGGCGCCAATGGCCGGCCTACAAGCGTATCCCGCTGAGCAACCCTGCAGCAATCGAACTGGCGCAGAGCCAGGGCTTCGAGAAAATCGCCGAATCTGAAGAAGATGGCGAAGCCTTTGTGGTGCTGTACAAGGCCATCGACCAGATTCGCCAGTGCATCGACACCATCCATAAGGACCCAGGCAGCCGCCGCATTCTGTTCCACGGCTGGAACTGCGCCCAGCTGGATGAAATGGCCTTGCCGCCGTGCCACTTGCTGTACCAGTTCCACCCGAACGTGGAGACCAAGGAAATTTCCCTGACCCTCTACATTCGTTCCAACGACCTGGGCCTGGGCACGCCTTTCAACCTGACCGAAGGCGCTGCATTGCTGTCGCTGGTTGGCCGCCTGACGGGCTACACACCGCGCTGGTTCACCTACTTCATCGGCGATGCGCACGTCTACGAGAACCATCTGGACATGCTCAACGAGCAGCTCAAGCGCGAGCCGTTGGCCGCGCCGAAGCTGGTGATCAATGACCGCGTACCGGAATACGCCAAGACTGGCGTGTATGAGCCGGAGTGGCTGGAGAAGGTCGAACCGAGCGACTTCACCCTTGAAGGCTACGAACACCACGCGCCAATGACTGCGCCGATGGCGGTCTGATCGGCATTGTTGGCGGGCGCAGCGCGATGAAAACTACGGCGGCGGGCCTTGCTTGCCCCACGATCTGCAGCTCCGCGCCCGTTAATCCCGGTGACTCAGTGACCGTGGCTCCTGCCGACATGTGAGTGCTCCGCTTCCGGAGCAGTCACCGCGCCATTGACCTCCAGATGCTGCAGGATCGAGCATTGCACTTCCTTGGGTAGGCAATGCTGGCGCAGGTCCAGCAGTTGGGCCTGCAAAGCCTGCAGGCCTTCGATACGTGCACTGACATGCTGGATATGTTCGTCGATCAGGGCGTTGACGCTTTCGCACTGGTCGTCCGGGCTGTCGCGCAGGCGCAGCAGGCTACGGATCTCTTCGAGGGTCATGTCCAGGGTGCGGCAGTTGCGGATGAAGGTCAGGCGCTCGACGTGGGCCTGGGTGTACATCCGGTAGTTGCCTTCGCTGCGCGCAGGCTCTGGCAGCAAGTTTTCCCGCTCGTAATAGCGGATGGTCTCTACCGCGCAGTCGGTGGCTTTGGCCAGTTCTCCGATCTTCATCTGAAAATACCTCGGCAGGTTGCTTGACCCTATAGTGGCTACAGGGTGTTCACTTGGCAACAGGACATTTAAGGATGAGCCCATGAACCAGCCTGTAAGCCACAAGCCGGGTGAAGACACCCATGATCACGCCAGCCATGACCATGCCGAACACGCTCATAGCTGCTGCTCCCATGAGGTGGCCCCGTCTCTGGTGCAACTGAGTGAAGCGGCCAGCGACGATGCGCGCCTGAGTCGTTTTCGGATCGACGCAATGGATTGCCCGACCGAGCAAACCCTTATCCAGAACAAGCTGGGCAAGCTTGCGGGTGTCGAGCAACTGGAATTCAACCTGATCAACCGCATCCTCGGGGTTCGCCACACCCATGCCGACACCTCGGCCATCGAGCAGGCGGTAGCCTCGCTGGGGATGCAGGCCGAGCCGCTAACCGACTCCAGCGAGGAAGCGGCGGTCGCACCGGCGCCGGCCAAGAAGCACTGGTGGCCGTTGGCGCTGTCGGGTGTCGCGGCATTGGCTGCCGAGGGCATTCACTTTGCCGCGCTGGGTCCGGACTGGGTTGTAGCATTAGTGGCGTTGGTATCGATTCTGAGCTGTGGCCTGGGCACCTACAAAAAAGGCTGGATCGCCCTGAAGAACCGCAACCTGAACATCAACGCGCTGATGAGTATCGCCGTGACGGGTGCGGTGCTGATTGGCCAATGGCCGGAAGCGGCCATGGTGATGTTCCTCTTTACGGTCGCTGAGCTGATCGAGGCACGCTCGCTGGATCGCGCGCGCAACGCCATTGGCGGCTTGATGCAACTGAGCCCGGACATGGCCACGGTGCAACAAGCCGATGGTCAATGGCACGAAGTCGAGGTCAAGCAGGTGGCGCTGGGTGCGCTGGTGCGGGTGCGTCCCGGTGAGCGCATTGGTCTGGATGGCGAAGTGGTCAGTGGCCAGTCGAGCATCGACCAGGCACCGATTACTGGTGAAAGTCTGCCGGTGGAGAAAGGTCCGGGCGACAAGGTCTTCGCTGGCACCATCAACCAGGCGGGTGCCCTCGAGTATCGGGTGACGGCGGCGGCCGGGCAATCGACTCTGGCGCGCATCATCAAGGCGGTGGAGGAGGCGCAAGGCGCCCGTGCGCCGACCCAGCGTTTCGTCGACCAGTTTTCGCGGATCTACACCCCGGCTGTGTTTGCCATTGCTCTGGCGGTGGCGGTGATTCCGCCGCTGTTCATGGCCGGCGCCTGGTTCGACTGGATCTATCGCGCCCTGGTGCTGCTGGTGGTTGCGTGTCCTTGTGCGCTGGTGATTTCCACCCCGGTGACGATTGTTAGTGGCCTGGCTGCAGCTGCGCGCAAAGGCATTCTGGTCAAGGGTGGGGTTTACCTTGAGGGTGGACGCAAGCTCGACTTCCTGGCACTGGACAAGACCGGCACCATTACCCACGGCAAGCCGGTACAGACCGATCATGTCGTGCTCGATCCATTGTTCGAGGGCCGCGCGCAAGCACTGGCTGCCAGTCTTGGTGACCGCTCCGATCACCCGGTGTCGCGTGCCATTGCCGTCTACGCCGCTGAAAAGCAGCTGGCCCTGAAGGATGTAGCGGCGTTCGAAGCCTTGGGCGGGCGTGGTGTACGTGGCGAAATCGAGGGCGAGTTGTATCACCTGGGCAACCACCGTCTGGTCGAAGAGCTTGGCCTGTGCTCGCCGCAGCTTGAGGCGCAACTCGATGCGCTTGAGCGTCAGGGTAAGACCGTGGTGCTGTTGCTCGACAAGTCTGGTCCGCTGGCCCTGTTTGCCGTGGCCGATACCGTCAAGGACAGCAGCCGCGAAGCGATCGCCGAGTTGCATGAGCTGGGTATCAAGACTGTCATGCTCACTGGGGACAATCCTCACACCGCGCGAGCCATTGCCGCCCAGGTGGGTATCGATAAGGCCTATGGCAATCTGTTGCCCGCCGACAAGCTCAAGACCATTGAAGAGCTGTACGCCAAAGGGCACCGGGTCGGCATGGTTGGTGACGGCATCAACGACGCCCCAGCCTTGGCGCGCTCGGAGATTGGTTTTGCCATGGCCGCCGCCGGTACCGACACGGCCATCGAAACTGCCGACGTTGCGTTGATGGATGACGACTTGCGCAAAATTCCAGCCTTCGTCAGGCTCTCACGTCAGACCGCGGCGATCCTCACCCAGAACATTGTGCTGGCCCTGGCGATCAAGGCGATCTTTCTGGCGATTACTTTCGCCGGTATGGCAACCATGTGGATGGCGGTGTTCGCCGACATGGGCGTAAGTTTGTTGGTGGTCTTCAACGGCCTGCGTCTGTTGAGAAAATAGAGGATGTATGTTGAGTTCCGAGTTGAAAGCCTTCTACATGGTCGCCCGCCTGGGCAGCATTACCCTGGCGGCAAAGAAACTCGGGCTCAGCCAACCGACGGTGACGACGC is a window of Pseudomonas sp. DG56-2 DNA encoding:
- a CDS encoding heavy metal translocating P-type ATPase codes for the protein MNQPVSHKPGEDTHDHASHDHAEHAHSCCSHEVAPSLVQLSEAASDDARLSRFRIDAMDCPTEQTLIQNKLGKLAGVEQLEFNLINRILGVRHTHADTSAIEQAVASLGMQAEPLTDSSEEAAVAPAPAKKHWWPLALSGVAALAAEGIHFAALGPDWVVALVALVSILSCGLGTYKKGWIALKNRNLNINALMSIAVTGAVLIGQWPEAAMVMFLFTVAELIEARSLDRARNAIGGLMQLSPDMATVQQADGQWHEVEVKQVALGALVRVRPGERIGLDGEVVSGQSSIDQAPITGESLPVEKGPGDKVFAGTINQAGALEYRVTAAAGQSTLARIIKAVEEAQGARAPTQRFVDQFSRIYTPAVFAIALAVAVIPPLFMAGAWFDWIYRALVLLVVACPCALVISTPVTIVSGLAAAARKGILVKGGVYLEGGRKLDFLALDKTGTITHGKPVQTDHVVLDPLFEGRAQALAASLGDRSDHPVSRAIAVYAAEKQLALKDVAAFEALGGRGVRGEIEGELYHLGNHRLVEELGLCSPQLEAQLDALERQGKTVVLLLDKSGPLALFAVADTVKDSSREAIAELHELGIKTVMLTGDNPHTARAIAAQVGIDKAYGNLLPADKLKTIEELYAKGHRVGMVGDGINDAPALARSEIGFAMAAAGTDTAIETADVALMDDDLRKIPAFVRLSRQTAAILTQNIVLALAIKAIFLAITFAGMATMWMAVFADMGVSLLVVFNGLRLLRK
- the cadR gene encoding Cd(II)/Pb(II)-responsive transcriptional regulator yields the protein MKIGELAKATDCAVETIRYYERENLLPEPARSEGNYRMYTQAHVERLTFIRNCRTLDMTLEEIRSLLRLRDSPDDQCESVNALIDEHIQHVSARIEGLQALQAQLLDLRQHCLPKEVQCSILQHLEVNGAVTAPEAEHSHVGRSHGH
- a CDS encoding thymidylate synthase, which encodes MKQYLDLVRDVIENGTLQGNRTGIRTISLPGAMLRFDLQKGFPAITTRKLAFKSAVGEMVGFLRGVKNAGEFRELGCKVWDQNANENAQWLANPFRQGHDDLGEIYGVQWRQWPAYKRIPLSNPAAIELAQSQGFEKIAESEEDGEAFVVLYKAIDQIRQCIDTIHKDPGSRRILFHGWNCAQLDEMALPPCHLLYQFHPNVETKEISLTLYIRSNDLGLGTPFNLTEGAALLSLVGRLTGYTPRWFTYFIGDAHVYENHLDMLNEQLKREPLAAPKLVINDRVPEYAKTGVYEPEWLEKVEPSDFTLEGYEHHAPMTAPMAV